One stretch of Penaeus vannamei isolate JL-2024 chromosome 7, ASM4276789v1, whole genome shotgun sequence DNA includes these proteins:
- the Uba1 gene encoding ubiquitin-like modifier-activating enzyme 1 isoform X1, with translation MGSACSSELTAEDYSDHPYYRHHHSHHHSHHFKKAINNRYPVSNASFLSVHLKGSPIVTRSIQSNMAANGSQQDIDESLYSRQLYVLGHDAMRRMASSDVLISGLGGLGVEIAKNVILGGVKSVTLHDTKNTSVRDLSTQFFLTSDDVGTNRATACHSRLAELNTYVPISAHTNPLTEDFLKKFRVVVLTDSSLEEQMQVSSYCHSNNIAVIVAATKGLFGQIFCDFGEEFEVVDTNGESPVSAMIAGVTKEENSVVTCLDESRHGFEDGDYVTFSEVQGMTELNGCKPVKIKVLGPFTFSIGDTTQFSDYVRGGIVTQVKVPVKKSFKALEESIKEPEFIMTDFAKFDRPGILHIAFQTLHKYEKDNSSAPRPWSEEDAEKFLNAFKEVNEGHPAKVEDFDENLVKQFAKIASGGVAPLDAVIGGIVAQEVMKACSGKFTPICQWLYFDALECLPDDVSTITEDLCTPAGDRYDSQVAVFGRDFQKKLGSQKYFIVGAGAIGCELLKNFAMLGIGAGEGGKLVVTDMDLIEKSNLNRQFLFRPWDVQKAKSDTAAAAVKKMNPQVNIIAHQNRVGPETERVYDDSFFEPLDGVANALDNVEARLYMDRRCVYYRKPLLESGTLGTKGNVQVVVPHLTESYGSSQDPPEKSIPICTLKNFPNAIEHTLQWARDMFEGEFRQAAENAAQYLVDSRFMERTLKLPGSQPMEVLESVKRALVEDRPQSFEDCVLWARKHFAEQFHNQIVQLLHNFPKDQTTSSGEPFWSGPKRCPHPLKFDANNQLHLDYILSAANLKAEVYGITQVRDRDVVADVVNKIEIPEFVPRSGVKIAVTDAEAEAQSNQVDSERIANLQSAIPQATSFGALKLTPLDFEKDDDTNFHMDYIVAASNLRAENYDIPPADRHKSKLIAGKIIPAIATTTALISGLVSLELLKLVQGHNSIEKFKNGFVNLALPFFGFSEPISAPKNKYYDKEWTLWDRFEVDGEMTLEEFINYFEEKHNLEITMLSQGVSMLYSFFMPPAKRNERMSLPMSEVVKKVSKKKIEDHVRALVLELCANDKDGEDVEVPYVKYNLPTQ, from the exons ATGGGGTCGGCCTGCAGCTCTGAACTGACAGCTGAGGACTACAGCGACCACCCCTACTACCGCCatcaccacagccaccaccacagccaccacttTAAGAAAGCTATCAACAACCGCTATCCTGTTTCTAATGCGAGCTTTTTGTCTGTTCATCTTAAGGGCTCCCCCATTGTGACGCGCTCCATCCAATCG aaTATGGCTGCTAATGGGTCCCAGCAAGACATTGATGAGTCCCTGTACTCTCGCCAACTGTATGTCTTGGGGCATGATGCCATGCGACGAATGGCATCCTCTGATGTCCTTATATCAGGACTTGGAGGACTTGGTGTGGAA ATTGCAAAGAATGTGATCCTTGGAGGTGTGAAGTCTGTAACGCTTCATGATACCAAGAACACCTCAGTGCGTGACCTGAGTACCCAGTTCTTCCTGACCTCAGATGATGTGGGTACTAACAGAGCCACTGCCTGTCACAGTCGCTTGGCAGAACTCAACACATATGTACCTATCTCTGCTCATACCAACCCACTCACAGAAGACTTCCTGAAGAAGTTCAGAGTGGTGGTACTGACTG ACTCATCTTTGGAAGAGCAGATGCAGGTTTCTTCCTACTGCCATAGTAACAACATTGCTGTCATTGTTGCTGCAACCAAAGGCTTGTTTGGCCAGATCTTTTGTGATTTCGGAGAGGAGTTTGAGGTGGTGGATACCAATGGAGAAAGCCCCGTGTCTGCTATGATTGCAGGTGTTACAAAAGAG GAGAACAGTGTTGTCACATGTTTAGATGAATCTCGCCATGGATTTGAGGACGGAGATTATGTAACATTCTCAGAAGTACAAGGGATGACTGAACTTAATGGATGTAAGCCAGTAAAGATTAAG GTGCTTGGTCCCTTCACATTCAGCATTGGAGACACTACTCAGTTTTCTGACTATGTGCGTGGTGGCATCGTCACTCAAGTCAAGGTCCCTGTAAAGAAGTCATTTAAGGCCTTAGAGGAGTCAATCAAAGAGCCAGAATTCATTATGACAGACTTTGCCAAGTTTGACAGACCTGGGATCTTGCATATTGCATTTCAGACCTTACACAAGTATGAGAAGGATAACAGCTCTGCACCCAGACCTTGGAGTGAGGAAGATGCAGAGAAATTCCTTAATGCATTCAAGGAAGTGAATGAGGGGCATCCAGCCAAGGTGGAGGACTTTGATGAAAACCTGGTAAAGCAATTTGCCAAGATTGCATCAGGTGGAGTTGCACCCCTAGATGCTGTGATTGGTGGTATTGTGGCTCAGGAAGTAATGAAGGCATGCTCAGGCAAGTTTACTCCCATCTGTCAGTGGCTCTACTTCGATGCTCTTGAGTGTCTCCCAGATGATGTTTCCACCATCACAGAGGATCTGTGCACTCCTGCAGGTGATCGTTACGACAGTCAGGTAGCTGTGTTTGGCAGAGATTTCCAGAAAAAACTGGGAAGCCAGAAGTACTTCATTGTTGGTGCTGGAGCCATTGGCTGTGAGCTTCTCAAAAACTTTGCCATGTTAGGAATTGGTGCTGGGGAAGGAGGCAAGCTTGTCGTAACAGACATGGATTTGATTGAGAAAAGTAATCTTAATAGGCAATTCTTATTCCGTCCATGGGATGTTCAGAAGGCAAAGTCGGATACTGCTGCAGCAGCTGTGAAGAAGATGAACCCGCAAGTTAATATCATTGCTCATCAGAACAGAGTTGGTCCTGAGACAGAAAGAGTTTATGATGACTCATTCTTTGAACCTCTTGATGGGGTTGCTAATGCTCTAGACAATGTTGAGGCTCGCTTGTACATGGATAGAAGGTGTGTATATTATCGGAAACCTCTGTTGGAGTCAGGTACCTTGGGGACAAAGGGTAATGTTCAAGTAGTTGTACCACACTTGACCGAGTCCTACGGATCATCTCAAGATCCTCCAGAGAAGTCTATACCTATCTGCACATTGAAGAACTTCCCAAATGCCATTGAACATACACTCCAGTGGGCAAGAGATATGTTTGAGGGTGAATTCCGTCAGGCAGCAGAAAATGCTGCTCAGTATCTAGTTGATTCCAGATTCATGGAGCGTACTTTGAAGTTGCCAGGTTCACAACCAATGGAAGTGTTGGAAAGCGTCAAGCGAGCTCTGGTAGAGGACAGACCTCAGTCCTTTGAGGATTGTGTTCTCTGGGCCCGCAAGCACTTTGCAGAACAGTTTCACAATCAGATCGTCCAGCTGCTACACAATTTCCCTAAAGACCAAACAACCTCAAGTGGTGAACCCTTCTGGTCTGGCCCCAAAAGATGTCCCCATCCACTTAAATTTGATGCTAATAATCAGCTACATTTGGACTACATTTTGTCTGCTGCAAATCTCAAGGCTGAGGTTTATGGTATCACTCAGGTACGGGATCGGGATGTTGTTGCTGACGTTGTTAATAAAATTGAAATCCCAGAGTTTGTGCCCAGATCTGGAGTAAAAATTGCCGTCACAGATGCAGAGGCTGAAGCCCAAAGCAATCAGGTAGACTCAGAGAGAATTGCCAACCTTCAATCAGCCATTCCTCAAGCAACTAGTTTTGGAGCCCTGAAGTTAACTCCATTAGACTTTGAGAAAGATGATGACACCAATTTCCACATGGACTATATTGTTGCTGCATCTAATCTCAGAGCAGAAAACTACGACATCCCCCCTGCAGATCGACACAAGAGCAAGCTGATTGCTGGCAAGATCATTCCTGCCATCGCAACCACAACAGCCCTTATCTCTGGGCTTGTCTCCTTGGAGCTCTTGAAGCTTGTTCAGGGCCACAATTCCATAGAGAAGTTTAAGAATGGCTTCGTTAACCTTGCACTTCCCTTCTTTGGGTTCTCAGAACCTATTTCTGCTCCAAAGAACAAG TACTACGACAAAGAGTGGACCCTCTGGGACCGATTCGAGGTTGATGGTGAGATGACCTTGGAGGAATTCATCAACTACTTTGAGGAGAAACACAATCTAGAGATCACGATGCTAAGTCAGGGTGTTTCCATGCTTTACTCCTTCTTCATGCCACCTGCTAAGAGGAACGAGAGGATGTCTCTACC GATGTCTGAGGTGGTGAAGAAGGTAAGCAAGAAGAAGATTGAGGATCACGTCCGAGCTTTGGTGCTGGAGCTCTGTGCCAATGACAAGGATGGAGAAGATGTGGAAGTCCCCTATGTCAAGTACAACCTTCCCACTCAATAA
- the Uba1 gene encoding ubiquitin-like modifier-activating enzyme 1 isoform X3 produces MGNLSGRASTPLVPSTKNMAANGSQQDIDESLYSRQLYVLGHDAMRRMASSDVLISGLGGLGVEIAKNVILGGVKSVTLHDTKNTSVRDLSTQFFLTSDDVGTNRATACHSRLAELNTYVPISAHTNPLTEDFLKKFRVVVLTDSSLEEQMQVSSYCHSNNIAVIVAATKGLFGQIFCDFGEEFEVVDTNGESPVSAMIAGVTKEENSVVTCLDESRHGFEDGDYVTFSEVQGMTELNGCKPVKIKVLGPFTFSIGDTTQFSDYVRGGIVTQVKVPVKKSFKALEESIKEPEFIMTDFAKFDRPGILHIAFQTLHKYEKDNSSAPRPWSEEDAEKFLNAFKEVNEGHPAKVEDFDENLVKQFAKIASGGVAPLDAVIGGIVAQEVMKACSGKFTPICQWLYFDALECLPDDVSTITEDLCTPAGDRYDSQVAVFGRDFQKKLGSQKYFIVGAGAIGCELLKNFAMLGIGAGEGGKLVVTDMDLIEKSNLNRQFLFRPWDVQKAKSDTAAAAVKKMNPQVNIIAHQNRVGPETERVYDDSFFEPLDGVANALDNVEARLYMDRRCVYYRKPLLESGTLGTKGNVQVVVPHLTESYGSSQDPPEKSIPICTLKNFPNAIEHTLQWARDMFEGEFRQAAENAAQYLVDSRFMERTLKLPGSQPMEVLESVKRALVEDRPQSFEDCVLWARKHFAEQFHNQIVQLLHNFPKDQTTSSGEPFWSGPKRCPHPLKFDANNQLHLDYILSAANLKAEVYGITQVRDRDVVADVVNKIEIPEFVPRSGVKIAVTDAEAEAQSNQVDSERIANLQSAIPQATSFGALKLTPLDFEKDDDTNFHMDYIVAASNLRAENYDIPPADRHKSKLIAGKIIPAIATTTALISGLVSLELLKLVQGHNSIEKFKNGFVNLALPFFGFSEPISAPKNKYYDKEWTLWDRFEVDGEMTLEEFINYFEEKHNLEITMLSQGVSMLYSFFMPPAKRNERMSLPMSEVVKKVSKKKIEDHVRALVLELCANDKDGEDVEVPYVKYNLPTQ; encoded by the exons aaTATGGCTGCTAATGGGTCCCAGCAAGACATTGATGAGTCCCTGTACTCTCGCCAACTGTATGTCTTGGGGCATGATGCCATGCGACGAATGGCATCCTCTGATGTCCTTATATCAGGACTTGGAGGACTTGGTGTGGAA ATTGCAAAGAATGTGATCCTTGGAGGTGTGAAGTCTGTAACGCTTCATGATACCAAGAACACCTCAGTGCGTGACCTGAGTACCCAGTTCTTCCTGACCTCAGATGATGTGGGTACTAACAGAGCCACTGCCTGTCACAGTCGCTTGGCAGAACTCAACACATATGTACCTATCTCTGCTCATACCAACCCACTCACAGAAGACTTCCTGAAGAAGTTCAGAGTGGTGGTACTGACTG ACTCATCTTTGGAAGAGCAGATGCAGGTTTCTTCCTACTGCCATAGTAACAACATTGCTGTCATTGTTGCTGCAACCAAAGGCTTGTTTGGCCAGATCTTTTGTGATTTCGGAGAGGAGTTTGAGGTGGTGGATACCAATGGAGAAAGCCCCGTGTCTGCTATGATTGCAGGTGTTACAAAAGAG GAGAACAGTGTTGTCACATGTTTAGATGAATCTCGCCATGGATTTGAGGACGGAGATTATGTAACATTCTCAGAAGTACAAGGGATGACTGAACTTAATGGATGTAAGCCAGTAAAGATTAAG GTGCTTGGTCCCTTCACATTCAGCATTGGAGACACTACTCAGTTTTCTGACTATGTGCGTGGTGGCATCGTCACTCAAGTCAAGGTCCCTGTAAAGAAGTCATTTAAGGCCTTAGAGGAGTCAATCAAAGAGCCAGAATTCATTATGACAGACTTTGCCAAGTTTGACAGACCTGGGATCTTGCATATTGCATTTCAGACCTTACACAAGTATGAGAAGGATAACAGCTCTGCACCCAGACCTTGGAGTGAGGAAGATGCAGAGAAATTCCTTAATGCATTCAAGGAAGTGAATGAGGGGCATCCAGCCAAGGTGGAGGACTTTGATGAAAACCTGGTAAAGCAATTTGCCAAGATTGCATCAGGTGGAGTTGCACCCCTAGATGCTGTGATTGGTGGTATTGTGGCTCAGGAAGTAATGAAGGCATGCTCAGGCAAGTTTACTCCCATCTGTCAGTGGCTCTACTTCGATGCTCTTGAGTGTCTCCCAGATGATGTTTCCACCATCACAGAGGATCTGTGCACTCCTGCAGGTGATCGTTACGACAGTCAGGTAGCTGTGTTTGGCAGAGATTTCCAGAAAAAACTGGGAAGCCAGAAGTACTTCATTGTTGGTGCTGGAGCCATTGGCTGTGAGCTTCTCAAAAACTTTGCCATGTTAGGAATTGGTGCTGGGGAAGGAGGCAAGCTTGTCGTAACAGACATGGATTTGATTGAGAAAAGTAATCTTAATAGGCAATTCTTATTCCGTCCATGGGATGTTCAGAAGGCAAAGTCGGATACTGCTGCAGCAGCTGTGAAGAAGATGAACCCGCAAGTTAATATCATTGCTCATCAGAACAGAGTTGGTCCTGAGACAGAAAGAGTTTATGATGACTCATTCTTTGAACCTCTTGATGGGGTTGCTAATGCTCTAGACAATGTTGAGGCTCGCTTGTACATGGATAGAAGGTGTGTATATTATCGGAAACCTCTGTTGGAGTCAGGTACCTTGGGGACAAAGGGTAATGTTCAAGTAGTTGTACCACACTTGACCGAGTCCTACGGATCATCTCAAGATCCTCCAGAGAAGTCTATACCTATCTGCACATTGAAGAACTTCCCAAATGCCATTGAACATACACTCCAGTGGGCAAGAGATATGTTTGAGGGTGAATTCCGTCAGGCAGCAGAAAATGCTGCTCAGTATCTAGTTGATTCCAGATTCATGGAGCGTACTTTGAAGTTGCCAGGTTCACAACCAATGGAAGTGTTGGAAAGCGTCAAGCGAGCTCTGGTAGAGGACAGACCTCAGTCCTTTGAGGATTGTGTTCTCTGGGCCCGCAAGCACTTTGCAGAACAGTTTCACAATCAGATCGTCCAGCTGCTACACAATTTCCCTAAAGACCAAACAACCTCAAGTGGTGAACCCTTCTGGTCTGGCCCCAAAAGATGTCCCCATCCACTTAAATTTGATGCTAATAATCAGCTACATTTGGACTACATTTTGTCTGCTGCAAATCTCAAGGCTGAGGTTTATGGTATCACTCAGGTACGGGATCGGGATGTTGTTGCTGACGTTGTTAATAAAATTGAAATCCCAGAGTTTGTGCCCAGATCTGGAGTAAAAATTGCCGTCACAGATGCAGAGGCTGAAGCCCAAAGCAATCAGGTAGACTCAGAGAGAATTGCCAACCTTCAATCAGCCATTCCTCAAGCAACTAGTTTTGGAGCCCTGAAGTTAACTCCATTAGACTTTGAGAAAGATGATGACACCAATTTCCACATGGACTATATTGTTGCTGCATCTAATCTCAGAGCAGAAAACTACGACATCCCCCCTGCAGATCGACACAAGAGCAAGCTGATTGCTGGCAAGATCATTCCTGCCATCGCAACCACAACAGCCCTTATCTCTGGGCTTGTCTCCTTGGAGCTCTTGAAGCTTGTTCAGGGCCACAATTCCATAGAGAAGTTTAAGAATGGCTTCGTTAACCTTGCACTTCCCTTCTTTGGGTTCTCAGAACCTATTTCTGCTCCAAAGAACAAG TACTACGACAAAGAGTGGACCCTCTGGGACCGATTCGAGGTTGATGGTGAGATGACCTTGGAGGAATTCATCAACTACTTTGAGGAGAAACACAATCTAGAGATCACGATGCTAAGTCAGGGTGTTTCCATGCTTTACTCCTTCTTCATGCCACCTGCTAAGAGGAACGAGAGGATGTCTCTACC GATGTCTGAGGTGGTGAAGAAGGTAAGCAAGAAGAAGATTGAGGATCACGTCCGAGCTTTGGTGCTGGAGCTCTGTGCCAATGACAAGGATGGAGAAGATGTGGAAGTCCCCTATGTCAAGTACAACCTTCCCACTCAATAA
- the Uba1 gene encoding ubiquitin-like modifier-activating enzyme 1 isoform X4, with translation MAANGSQQDIDESLYSRQLYVLGHDAMRRMASSDVLISGLGGLGVEIAKNVILGGVKSVTLHDTKNTSVRDLSTQFFLTSDDVGTNRATACHSRLAELNTYVPISAHTNPLTEDFLKKFRVVVLTDSSLEEQMQVSSYCHSNNIAVIVAATKGLFGQIFCDFGEEFEVVDTNGESPVSAMIAGVTKEENSVVTCLDESRHGFEDGDYVTFSEVQGMTELNGCKPVKIKVLGPFTFSIGDTTQFSDYVRGGIVTQVKVPVKKSFKALEESIKEPEFIMTDFAKFDRPGILHIAFQTLHKYEKDNSSAPRPWSEEDAEKFLNAFKEVNEGHPAKVEDFDENLVKQFAKIASGGVAPLDAVIGGIVAQEVMKACSGKFTPICQWLYFDALECLPDDVSTITEDLCTPAGDRYDSQVAVFGRDFQKKLGSQKYFIVGAGAIGCELLKNFAMLGIGAGEGGKLVVTDMDLIEKSNLNRQFLFRPWDVQKAKSDTAAAAVKKMNPQVNIIAHQNRVGPETERVYDDSFFEPLDGVANALDNVEARLYMDRRCVYYRKPLLESGTLGTKGNVQVVVPHLTESYGSSQDPPEKSIPICTLKNFPNAIEHTLQWARDMFEGEFRQAAENAAQYLVDSRFMERTLKLPGSQPMEVLESVKRALVEDRPQSFEDCVLWARKHFAEQFHNQIVQLLHNFPKDQTTSSGEPFWSGPKRCPHPLKFDANNQLHLDYILSAANLKAEVYGITQVRDRDVVADVVNKIEIPEFVPRSGVKIAVTDAEAEAQSNQVDSERIANLQSAIPQATSFGALKLTPLDFEKDDDTNFHMDYIVAASNLRAENYDIPPADRHKSKLIAGKIIPAIATTTALISGLVSLELLKLVQGHNSIEKFKNGFVNLALPFFGFSEPISAPKNKYYDKEWTLWDRFEVDGEMTLEEFINYFEEKHNLEITMLSQGVSMLYSFFMPPAKRNERMSLPMSEVVKKVSKKKIEDHVRALVLELCANDKDGEDVEVPYVKYNLPTQ, from the exons ATGGCTGCTAATGGGTCCCAGCAAGACATTGATGAGTCCCTGTACTCTCGCCAACTGTATGTCTTGGGGCATGATGCCATGCGACGAATGGCATCCTCTGATGTCCTTATATCAGGACTTGGAGGACTTGGTGTGGAA ATTGCAAAGAATGTGATCCTTGGAGGTGTGAAGTCTGTAACGCTTCATGATACCAAGAACACCTCAGTGCGTGACCTGAGTACCCAGTTCTTCCTGACCTCAGATGATGTGGGTACTAACAGAGCCACTGCCTGTCACAGTCGCTTGGCAGAACTCAACACATATGTACCTATCTCTGCTCATACCAACCCACTCACAGAAGACTTCCTGAAGAAGTTCAGAGTGGTGGTACTGACTG ACTCATCTTTGGAAGAGCAGATGCAGGTTTCTTCCTACTGCCATAGTAACAACATTGCTGTCATTGTTGCTGCAACCAAAGGCTTGTTTGGCCAGATCTTTTGTGATTTCGGAGAGGAGTTTGAGGTGGTGGATACCAATGGAGAAAGCCCCGTGTCTGCTATGATTGCAGGTGTTACAAAAGAG GAGAACAGTGTTGTCACATGTTTAGATGAATCTCGCCATGGATTTGAGGACGGAGATTATGTAACATTCTCAGAAGTACAAGGGATGACTGAACTTAATGGATGTAAGCCAGTAAAGATTAAG GTGCTTGGTCCCTTCACATTCAGCATTGGAGACACTACTCAGTTTTCTGACTATGTGCGTGGTGGCATCGTCACTCAAGTCAAGGTCCCTGTAAAGAAGTCATTTAAGGCCTTAGAGGAGTCAATCAAAGAGCCAGAATTCATTATGACAGACTTTGCCAAGTTTGACAGACCTGGGATCTTGCATATTGCATTTCAGACCTTACACAAGTATGAGAAGGATAACAGCTCTGCACCCAGACCTTGGAGTGAGGAAGATGCAGAGAAATTCCTTAATGCATTCAAGGAAGTGAATGAGGGGCATCCAGCCAAGGTGGAGGACTTTGATGAAAACCTGGTAAAGCAATTTGCCAAGATTGCATCAGGTGGAGTTGCACCCCTAGATGCTGTGATTGGTGGTATTGTGGCTCAGGAAGTAATGAAGGCATGCTCAGGCAAGTTTACTCCCATCTGTCAGTGGCTCTACTTCGATGCTCTTGAGTGTCTCCCAGATGATGTTTCCACCATCACAGAGGATCTGTGCACTCCTGCAGGTGATCGTTACGACAGTCAGGTAGCTGTGTTTGGCAGAGATTTCCAGAAAAAACTGGGAAGCCAGAAGTACTTCATTGTTGGTGCTGGAGCCATTGGCTGTGAGCTTCTCAAAAACTTTGCCATGTTAGGAATTGGTGCTGGGGAAGGAGGCAAGCTTGTCGTAACAGACATGGATTTGATTGAGAAAAGTAATCTTAATAGGCAATTCTTATTCCGTCCATGGGATGTTCAGAAGGCAAAGTCGGATACTGCTGCAGCAGCTGTGAAGAAGATGAACCCGCAAGTTAATATCATTGCTCATCAGAACAGAGTTGGTCCTGAGACAGAAAGAGTTTATGATGACTCATTCTTTGAACCTCTTGATGGGGTTGCTAATGCTCTAGACAATGTTGAGGCTCGCTTGTACATGGATAGAAGGTGTGTATATTATCGGAAACCTCTGTTGGAGTCAGGTACCTTGGGGACAAAGGGTAATGTTCAAGTAGTTGTACCACACTTGACCGAGTCCTACGGATCATCTCAAGATCCTCCAGAGAAGTCTATACCTATCTGCACATTGAAGAACTTCCCAAATGCCATTGAACATACACTCCAGTGGGCAAGAGATATGTTTGAGGGTGAATTCCGTCAGGCAGCAGAAAATGCTGCTCAGTATCTAGTTGATTCCAGATTCATGGAGCGTACTTTGAAGTTGCCAGGTTCACAACCAATGGAAGTGTTGGAAAGCGTCAAGCGAGCTCTGGTAGAGGACAGACCTCAGTCCTTTGAGGATTGTGTTCTCTGGGCCCGCAAGCACTTTGCAGAACAGTTTCACAATCAGATCGTCCAGCTGCTACACAATTTCCCTAAAGACCAAACAACCTCAAGTGGTGAACCCTTCTGGTCTGGCCCCAAAAGATGTCCCCATCCACTTAAATTTGATGCTAATAATCAGCTACATTTGGACTACATTTTGTCTGCTGCAAATCTCAAGGCTGAGGTTTATGGTATCACTCAGGTACGGGATCGGGATGTTGTTGCTGACGTTGTTAATAAAATTGAAATCCCAGAGTTTGTGCCCAGATCTGGAGTAAAAATTGCCGTCACAGATGCAGAGGCTGAAGCCCAAAGCAATCAGGTAGACTCAGAGAGAATTGCCAACCTTCAATCAGCCATTCCTCAAGCAACTAGTTTTGGAGCCCTGAAGTTAACTCCATTAGACTTTGAGAAAGATGATGACACCAATTTCCACATGGACTATATTGTTGCTGCATCTAATCTCAGAGCAGAAAACTACGACATCCCCCCTGCAGATCGACACAAGAGCAAGCTGATTGCTGGCAAGATCATTCCTGCCATCGCAACCACAACAGCCCTTATCTCTGGGCTTGTCTCCTTGGAGCTCTTGAAGCTTGTTCAGGGCCACAATTCCATAGAGAAGTTTAAGAATGGCTTCGTTAACCTTGCACTTCCCTTCTTTGGGTTCTCAGAACCTATTTCTGCTCCAAAGAACAAG TACTACGACAAAGAGTGGACCCTCTGGGACCGATTCGAGGTTGATGGTGAGATGACCTTGGAGGAATTCATCAACTACTTTGAGGAGAAACACAATCTAGAGATCACGATGCTAAGTCAGGGTGTTTCCATGCTTTACTCCTTCTTCATGCCACCTGCTAAGAGGAACGAGAGGATGTCTCTACC GATGTCTGAGGTGGTGAAGAAGGTAAGCAAGAAGAAGATTGAGGATCACGTCCGAGCTTTGGTGCTGGAGCTCTGTGCCAATGACAAGGATGGAGAAGATGTGGAAGTCCCCTATGTCAAGTACAACCTTCCCACTCAATAA